CGGAGTAATCTTGAGAACAATTTGTTAGAAATATCGTGGTAGTGTATTTAGTGAGTTAAGAGGCGGTAAGTATGGATCATGATCTGGCATTGGTGATCGGGCTTGTGGTGGCGGTGTTTTCCATCCCCGCGCTGGTGTCTGCGTACTCCGAGCGGCGCGCGCCGCGGGTGGCGGCGATTGCCATAATTATCGGGGGTGGGCTTGTAGCGTGGGCGGTGACGCAGAAGCCCGGAGGCTATCAGATTGATCAGATTCCCAATGTCATGGTCAAGGTCGTGGCGCGGTATGTCAATTAGGGCGGCTGCGACCATTCCAGCGATATGATGCAAACACCAAACCGGCGTTGAAACCTCTTGCAACCGGAGGGGCTGCCCGATATAGCACGCCCCTGTCAGCGCGGCCGGCCAAAAGTGGCATGCCGAGTCGCGCGTATGACCGAACTCGAACTTAAGGAGACGGAAATGCCTAAGATGAAGACGAAATCGAGCTGCAAGAAGCGGTTCAAGGTGACGGCGAGCGGCCGCATCAAAGGTGGTCAGGCCGGCAAACGCCACGGCATGATCAAACGCACCAAGAAATTCATTCGTGACGCCCGCGGCACGACAGTTCTGGCAAAGGCTGATGAGAAGATCATCAAGCCGATGATGCCTTACGCGCGCTGAGGAGGGCTGAGATATGTCGAGAGTTAAGAGCGGAACCGTCACACACGCCCGTCATAAGAAGGTCATCAAGGCTGCCAAGGGTTACTATGGTCGTCGCAAGAACACCTTCCGCGTCGCCACGCAGGCCGTGGACAAGGCCAACCAATACGCAACCCGTGACCGCAAGAACCGCAAGCGCAACTTCCGCGCGCTGTGGATTCAGCGGATCAACGCGGCTGTGCGTTCGGTTGATGAGTCGCTGACATATTCGCGTTTCATCAATGGTCTGGGCCTTGCCGGGATCGAAGTTGACCGCAAGGTTTTGGCCGATCTGGCCGTGCATGAGCCCGAAGCGTTCGGCGCAATCGTGGCACAAGCGAAAGCCGCGCTGGCGTAAGCTGCTGGCAGTTGAAGAATTTGGGAAGCCCCGTGCTCAGCGATGAGCGC
This window of the Rhodobacteraceae bacterium LMO-JJ12 genome carries:
- the rplT gene encoding 50S ribosomal protein L20, producing the protein MSRVKSGTVTHARHKKVIKAAKGYYGRRKNTFRVATQAVDKANQYATRDRKNRKRNFRALWIQRINAAVRSVDESLTYSRFINGLGLAGIEVDRKVLADLAVHEPEAFGAIVAQAKAALA
- the rpmI gene encoding 50S ribosomal protein L35 → MPKMKTKSSCKKRFKVTASGRIKGGQAGKRHGMIKRTKKFIRDARGTTVLAKADEKIIKPMMPYAR